The nucleotide sequence CCGGCTTCCAGGTCATGGACCCGTGGATGATCAGCGCCGACTCCACGCGGCACCAGGTCTCGCTGAACAACTCGCAGTCCACGCCCGACGCGGACGGCACCGTCACCTACGTGATCGCGGCTGCGGACCCCGGCGTCGCCAACTGGCTCTCCACCGCCGGGCAGCACAGCGGACTCGCGCTCATGCGCTGGCAGGCGGTCCCCGACGCGGGGAGCATCGACCCGGCGTCCCTCGCCCGCGGCTTCCGCGTGGTCAAGCTCGCCGACGTCGCCGGTCTGGGGCTTCCGCGCGTCACCCCGGAGCGGCGCGCGGCGCAACTGGCCGCGCGGATCGCGGGATACAAGGTCCGTACGTCCTGACCGCGGCCCCACCGGGCGCTTTCGTGCGTGGGGTCGGCCGGCAGGGTGCGGCCGACCCCACGCGACCGCCCTCCGCTCCCCGGCTCGGCGTGGCCGGGGAAACGGAGGGCGGTCGCGTGGAAAACGCCGTTACTTGTCCTCCACCACGAGGCGGCCGAACTGCCCGCGGAAGTAGGCCAGCGGCCTGCCCGTGGAGCCCGTCGCGGCCTCCACCTCGCCGATCACCACGGAGTGTGTGCCCGCGGTGACCGCGTTGGTGACACGGCACTCGAAGGTGACGAGCGCGTCGGCGAGCAGCGGGGAGCCGTACCGCCCCGGCGTCGTCGGGAAGGCGGCGACGTCGGATCCCGAGCGCGCGAAGTGGAACGCCGCGGCCTCCTGGCCCTCGGCGAGGATGTTGACCGCGAAGTGCCCGCTGTTGGCGATCGCCCGGCCGGTCAGCGAGGTCCGGTTGAGGCAGACGAGCAGCGTCGGCGGTTCGAGGGAGACCGAGGTCAGCGCGCTGACGGTGGTCCCGTGGACCGCGCCGGCGTCACTGGTCGTCACGACCGTGACCCCGGTGGCGAAGTGCCCGATGAGGTGGCGGAATTCCTTGGGGTCGATGGTCGCCCCGCCGACCGGCTCGGCGACGGCGGTGTCGGGTCGTTCCGCCGTCATCGCGGTGCCTCCTCCTCGCGGCCCGTGTACTCAGACATCATCGCCTCGTTCGGACGGCTTCGACGGCTCGGGCCGGGTCAGCCCGAGGTGGTCGCGCAGCGTGTTCCCGGTGTACTCCTTGCGGAACAGGCCGCGGCGCTGCAGCTCGGGGACGACCATGCGCACGACGTCGTCGAACGCTCCGGGGAAGTGCGTCGCCGCGAGCGTGAACCCGTCGCAGGCGTCGCTCGTGAACCACTCCTCCATCTGGTCGGCGACCTGCTTGGGGGTGCCGACGAAGCGCGGGCCCTGGAGCAGCGTCGCGCGGTGCCCGGCCAGGTCGCGGATGCGGACCGTCCCGCCGATGTGCGAGCGCAGGTTCTGCACGAGGCCGCGGATGCCGGTGGTGGACGCGATCAGCTCGTCGGTGACGACGTCGTCGAGGCCGTGCGCCGAGAAGTCGTAGTTCATCAGCTCGGACAGCAGCGTGAGCGAGGCCATCGG is from Yinghuangia sp. ASG 101 and encodes:
- a CDS encoding flavin reductase family protein yields the protein MTAERPDTAVAEPVGGATIDPKEFRHLIGHFATGVTVVTTSDAGAVHGTTVSALTSVSLEPPTLLVCLNRTSLTGRAIANSGHFAVNILAEGQEAAAFHFARSGSDVAAFPTTPGRYGSPLLADALVTFECRVTNAVTAGTHSVVIGEVEAATGSTGRPLAYFRGQFGRLVVEDK